A genomic window from Silene latifolia isolate original U9 population chromosome 11, ASM4854445v1, whole genome shotgun sequence includes:
- the LOC141614366 gene encoding uncharacterized protein LOC141614366 translates to MDPIKYLFEKPVLNRRMSRWTLMLSEFDLKYVPLKVIKGRAVAEFLADNPIEEIEVVDTWSFLDEDVHVENDVWDLYFDSNYMGYGVGILLISPTGEHVPMSTKVDSNVMSNAAEHEACLLGLRSALDLGVKNLLVHEDSSLVINQVGGSWKIKSQSLALYQTRIKESEKYFEDIQYVHLPREENQFCRCVVQTSCLD, encoded by the coding sequence atggatccgatCAAGTatttgtttgaaaaaccagtgcTAAACAGAAGAATGTCTAGATGGACCCTCATGTTatcagagtttgatctcaagtatgtacctttaAAAGTGATCAAGGGCAGGGCAGTTGCCGAATTCCTCGCCGATAATCCAATTGAAGAAATAGAAGTCgtcgacacttggtcatttctCGACGAAGACGTGCACGtcgagaatgacgtatgggatttGTATTTCGATTCGAACTACATGGGATATGGAGTAGGAATTCTTCTTATCTCGCCAACAGGTGAACATGTGCCCATGTCCACTAAGGTGGATTCCAATGTCATGAGCAACGCCGCTGAACATGAAGCATGTTTGCTTGGTTTACGCAGTGCTCTTGACTTGGGTGTGAAGAATTTGTTAGTACATGAAGACTCGTCCcttgtgatcaatcaagtgggtgGGTCATGGAAAATTAAGAGCCAAAGTTTGGCCCTATATCAAACCAGAATCAAAGAATCGGAAAAGTACTTCGAGGATATTCAATATGTTCACCTCCCGAGAGAGGAAAATCAGTTTTGCAGATGCGTTGTCCAAACTAGCTGCCTTGATTAA
- the LOC141614367 gene encoding uncharacterized protein LOC141614367 has translation MNGAIEVPNKKVTVILRKMSENYREWPQKIPFALWGYRTSIKTAMGATPYYLVYVMEAVQPVELEVPSLWILLESQVLEADWVHARYDSVAMLGKRRLNALYHIQLY, from the coding sequence ATGAATGGTGCGATAGAGGTTCCTAATAAAAAAGTTACAGTCATTTTAAGGAAGATGTCTGAGAACTATAGGGAGTGGCCGCAAAAGATACCCTTCGCATTATGGGGGTATAGAACTTCAATCaaaacagccatgggagcaaccCCGTATTACTTGGTATATGTAATGGAAGCGgttcaaccagttgagctagaagtACCATCCCTATGGATCCTACTGGAAAGCCAGGTTCTCGAAGCAGATTGGGTTCATGCAAGGTATGATTCAGTAGCCATGCTCGGCAAGCGGCGTTTGAACGCATTATACCACATCCAACTCTACTAG